The Haloplanus sp. GDY1 genomic sequence ACCGCACCGACGACGGCTGAGCGACGGTCACGCCGTCACGGGGTCGTGACGTCGCGCTCGACGACGGTTCCCTCGGCGCCAACGGCGACGGCCCTGGAGTCGCCCACCGCCACGGCGCGCAGCGTGACCGTCGCCGGCGTCGCCACCCGCGTCCACTCCGTCCCGTCCCGCTCGAACACCGTCCCCTCCCGGCCGCCGGCCAGACACCGCCCGTTCCGGACGGCGACCGACTCCAGCGCGGCGTCGGCGACCCGTTCCGGCGTCCACCGCCCGCCGTCGTACCGGCTGACCACCCCGCCGTCGTCACACGCCAGACAGCCCTCGGGACCGGCCGCCGCGAGGTCGGTCAGGGTCCCCGGCGCGTCGACGCCGATCCGATTCGCGGTTCGCCAGCCGTCGGTCGTCCGGAAGACGGCCTGACTCGTATCACAGGCGTACCCCACCGACGCCGTCGGGAGGACGACGCCGCTCAGGCTGGAGCCGTTCCCCGGCGTCGTCGGCTCGTCCCACGCCATCTCGCCGTCGCGGTAGCGGCCACGTCGGAGCCGCCCCGATCCGTCAGCGAGCACGACGGTCTCCCCGTCCGCCGCGTCGGCGGCGGCGAGCGCGACGACGTTCGTGGTGTCGCCGTTCGGCTCGGAGTGGGACACGTGGCGGTCCGCCGAGCCGTCGATCCGGCCGACGGCCCCGGCGTCGCCGGCGAACCAGACCGCCCCGGAACCGGTCGTGTCGACGCCGGCGAGCGCGTTCGACCGCGCGTCGGCCCCGTCCGCGACGACCCGTTCCCACCCGCCGCCGGCGTCGCGCAACACGGTGCCCGCCGACCCGACCGCGTAGGCGCGGTCCCCGTCGACCGCGACGTCGGTCAGGGTCTCGTCCGTCGGGACGGCGGACGCCGTCCACCTCGGGTCGGGGCGCCCCGCAGACCCGTCGCGGGATCGGCCCTCGTCGACCGCCGGGTCGTCGCCTCGGTCGGCGTCGGGGTCCTCCGCTCCCGTCGACCGGGCGTAGAGGACGAGCGGCGGCACGACGTACGCGAGCAGCGCGACGACGGCGAAGAGCGGATCCAGAAACGTCAGCGTTCCGAACGCCGTCAGTGCCGCCGTCGCGACGGCGTGTTTCCACGTCCGGGCGTACCGCTCGAAGAACGCGCCGAACGCGGCGATCCGCTCGGTGGGAGACATCGACCGTAGGTCGGTCAGTCGACCACTCGGATCTTTCGCCCTCACACGACCCCGACGCGGACACCCCGACGCGTTCGCCACCCGCTACCGCGAGTCGGGACGTGGTCCCCCCGCTCCCGCACGGCGTCGCGTTCGCCGACGCCGGGCTCGCGAGCGCGCTCCGTCGCCCCCGCCCGTCCGTCGGGTCCGGCCGAGCGCTGCGGTGGGGTCGGTCGTCTCAGCCCGACGCTGCCTCTCCCGGACGGTCGACGACGCCGAGTTGCTGCATCATGTCGAGCGTGTCGGGTTGTAGCCAGCGCTCGACGATCTTTCCGTCGGCGATCCGGGTGAACACCATGTTCCCGACCTCGAACGATCGCCCCGTCGGCTCGATGCCCATGAACGGACCCTCGTGGGTCCCGCTGAGCGTCACGCGCATGGCGACGAGGTCGCCCTCGGCGGCGACCGCCTCGACGGTCGCCTCGAAGTCGGGGAACGCCGCGAAGAAGGTTTCGAGCTGTTCTCGGAGCGCCTCGCGCCCGCGGATCTCCCGTCCGAACGCGAAGTGCTCGACCACGTCGTCGGCGAAGATCTCGTCGAAGTGGTCGAAGTTTCGCTGCGTGGCGATCTCCTCGGGGACCCGGCGGGCGAGTCGCTTGTTCTCTTCGAGTCGGGGTTCTGTGCTCATACCGACGTTCACATACGCGATTCGCTGGCATAACCTTTTGCTGAACTAACATGTGTGTGGCGGTCACGCTGGCGGTGCGTCCGGAACACCGCCGGCCTCGTAACCCGCCCCTGGTACGAGGAGGGCGTCGGACGCCGCGAGCGGTTCGAGCGAATCGATCTCGGCGACGGGGATGAGCGCTCCCGCGTCCGAGACGGCCCTTCGCGCTCTATCGGTACTCGTATCCGGCGAGGACCGGGTCCACAAGAAGTTCACACCGCACACCTACCGGACGGCGTTCACGACACTGCTGCGGACTCACGGACGGAACAGCATATGCTGCGATACGTTCGAGGTGATGGGGCGAGAGAAACGTCGGCCATCGCTGCACGGGTCGACCGTGAGGGTGCTCACAGGGAGCATTTGGACTATGCCCATCAGTCGTCCCCCGTTCCGGCACCGACATCGGCGCTGTCGGCCTCGATGCGACCCATGTCGGCCGTGGCCCGTTCACCACGGGCGGATTGCACCTTGCCCAGCGCGACGGCGCAGATGTAGATGCCCACGGCGACGAGGACGATCACGCCACCGGCCGTGACGCCGGCGTAGTAGGCCACGGCAATGCCCAGCAACACCGCGAGTTCCGCGAGGACGACCGAGACCACGAGCGATTCGGAGAAACTCCGAGACACTTGGGTCGCGCCTGCGACTGGAACCACGAGCATCGCCGCGACGAGGATGACACCCATGATCTGCATCGCGCCGACCACGACCATCGCCGTCAGCATCACCATCACTCGGTTGTACCAGTTGACGGAGATGCCGGAGACCGCGGCCGCGGTTTCGTCGAATGTCACGTACAGGAGCTGGTTGCGCGTGACGGCCACCGTCCCGACGATGACGGCGAACAGCACCAGGAGGATGGCCGCGCTCCCCGGCGACACCGTCGCGAGGTTGCCGAAGAGGAACTGATTGACGCCGACGGCGAGGCCACCTGCGTTGAGGCTGATGAGCGTCGTTCCCAGCGCGAACCCCGTCGACAGGACGATCGCCATCGAGACGTCGTTGTACGCGTCCGTGGTTTCGGAGATGAGTTCGATGAACAGCGCGGCGATCATCGCCACGACGACGGCAGTGAGATACGGTGACACCCCGAGGTCGATAACCGCGTTCAGGAACAGCCCCACGGCGACCCCGGCGAACGCGGTGTGAGCCAGCGCGTCGCCGATGAGCGCGAGCTGTCGGTGGACGAGAAAGGTCCCGATGAGCGGCGCCATCACGCCGACGCAGAGCCCGACGAGTATCGCCCGGTGCATGAACCGGTAGCGCGGGTTCAGCATCTCCAGACCCGTGACGTAGTACAGCCAGTCCATCAGCCAGTACCACTGCTCCAAGAACCACAGGAGGACGCCGAAGACGAGGTCACCGATCCCCCCAAGCCCGCTCTGTAGCGGGAGGACCAGCGACGGGTCCACGGTGGTGAGGACACTCGCCACGAGCGTGGCCGCGACGCCCGCGCTCATCCGTCCACCCCCGCGAGGAACCGTGCCTCGGTTCCGAACGCCCGGGCCAGCGCGTCGCTTTCGACGAACTCGTCGGTCGGGCCGTCGAAGTAGACTTCGCGATTCAGGCAGACGACGCGGTCGGCGTGCTCGACGACTGCCCCGAGGTCGTGCTCGATAAGAACGACGGTGATGCCCCGCCCGTTGAGCGCCGCCAGTAGGTCGTAGAAGGCGTCGACCGACTCGGCGTCGACGCCGACGGTCGGCTCGTCCAGCACGAGCAGGTCGGCCTCGCTCGCCAGCGCCCGCGCGATGAACGCGCGCTGGCGTTGGCCACCCGAGAGCTGCGTGACGCGCCGGTCGGCGAACGCACTCATCCCGACGGTCGCGAGCGCGTCGTCCACGACGGCCCAGTCCTCGCTCGACAGTCGGCCAAACCCGACGTGGGGGAATCGACCCATCTTCACCACTTCGCGGACGGTGATAGGCATCTCCTTCGCGGCGCTGGCCTGTTGGGCGACGTAGCCGATCCGCTCGCCGTCGTCGAACCGATCGGCACGTTCCCCGAACAGATGCGCCGTCCCCGTGTCGGGTTCGAGCAGACCAACCATCAGTTGCATCAGTGTCGACTTCCCGGAGCCGTTCGGCCCCACGATGGCCGCGTACTCACCCGGGTCGATGGTCAGCGAGACGTCCTCGACCACCGGTGTCGCCGTGTAGCCGAAGGTGACGCCCGTGAGGTCGACGACTGGCTCGCTTGCCGTGGCGTCCGAATCAGTCTCGGTGACCGTCGACTCGTCTGACCCGGCCGCCCTCGGGGAGTCGGTATCCTGCGTGCTCATATCGGCTCGAAGTTCCGCCACTGTTCAACCCAGCCGTCCCACGGCGCCGCGTCGTCGGGCGTTTTGTTGCCGAGGACGATCTCGAACGTGGGCATGTTGATGTTGTAGGCGATCTCCTCGTAGCCCCAGTTCTCCTCGACCCACTCCTCACGAACGCCGGCGTACGGCGTCACGGGGAAGTACGCATCCACGGCCGTCTCGCGGACGAGCTGCTGGGCCGGGCGCTGGGACTCGAAGACGCCGTTGGCGATGTACTCGATGTCGTTCTCGCGGATGACCGCCGCCGCTTCGCGTATGTCCGCGGGCTTGACGTCGCCGCTCGCCGCCAGGCTCGTCACCAGCGGTCGCATTCGCACGCCGTAGCGTACCCCGATGTACTGGAAGGCGTTGTGCGCGGCCAGCTGGACGATGTCGCGCTCGGCTCGGTCGAAGACGGCCTCGTAGTCCGAATCGATTCGTTCGAGCACCTCGGACTTGTACGTCTCGGCGTTCTCACGGAAGGCGTCGGCGTGCTCCGGGACCACCTCGGCGAACCCGTCGGCGATGTTGTCGACGGACTCCTTCGCGCGCCGGGGATCCAGCCAGAAATGCGGGTCCTTCCCGCGCTGAGCGCCGACGCCCTCCTCCTCACGATCGAGGGACGCGGCGAGATCCACCAGGTCGATGCCCTTCCGGGCGTTGATGAGCGCCGTGTCCACGTCGTCCCCTTCGATCGTCTGGATGGCGCGGTCGGCCCAGGGTTGGAAGTCTGCCCCGACGTGAACGAACGCGTCCGCCTCGATGATGCGCTGGGTGATACTGGCGTTGGGCTCCCACCCGTGGCCGTGCAGTCCCGTCGGAACGAGGTTCTCCACCGTCAGCGGGGTCCCGTCGGCGATCTGCCGGCCGAAGTCGAAGAAGCTGAAAAACGAGGCCACGGCGACCGGCCCGTCGCGTCCGCCGTCACCGCTACTCTCGGCCTGTCCTGGCGCGCTCGGCAGTGCCGTGCATCCGGCCACCCCCGCGAGCGTCGCGGCACCGCCGGCGCGTAGCGCGTCCCGTCGCGTCACTGCCCGTCCGCCGTCCTCCTTGCGTGTCATAGATCACCACCAACACTGTAGATTAGCCGCATCTAATTTATTATTTTCTGGGGACGCACTTGTAGATTATGGTTCAAAAATAGCGGCCTCGGAACTCACGACTCCGGAGCGGTCCGTCGTGACCGGTTTAGCGCGGCTACAGACGCCGCACGTTCTAGTCGCTACGGATGCCGCGCCCCCGACAGCCTCGGCACTCACGACTCGGGATCTCTCCATAGTGACTGTGTTTAGCACGCCTGTAGAGCTCGCTCGCTCCGTTACTGCTCGTCCAGCATCCGGATGCCGCGCTCCACGACTGCCTCGGTCACGAAGAGACTCGTCTCACGCTGGAGTGCTCGCATACGCGATGCCGCTTCGTCTCTGTCGAGCAATCCGCGGCCGTACCCGAGCGCGAT encodes the following:
- a CDS encoding metal ABC transporter ATP-binding protein; amino-acid sequence: MSTQDTDSPRAAGSDESTVTETDSDATASEPVVDLTGVTFGYTATPVVEDVSLTIDPGEYAAIVGPNGSGKSTLMQLMVGLLEPDTGTAHLFGERADRFDDGERIGYVAQQASAAKEMPITVREVVKMGRFPHVGFGRLSSEDWAVVDDALATVGMSAFADRRVTQLSGGQRQRAFIARALASEADLLVLDEPTVGVDAESVDAFYDLLAALNGRGITVVLIEHDLGAVVEHADRVVCLNREVYFDGPTDEFVESDALARAFGTEARFLAGVDG
- a CDS encoding ester cyclase, which produces MSTEPRLEENKRLARRVPEEIATQRNFDHFDEIFADDVVEHFAFGREIRGREALREQLETFFAAFPDFEATVEAVAAEGDLVAMRVTLSGTHEGPFMGIEPTGRSFEVGNMVFTRIADGKIVERWLQPDTLDMMQQLGVVDRPGEAASG
- a CDS encoding metal ABC transporter substrate-binding protein produces the protein MTRRDALRAGGAATLAGVAGCTALPSAPGQAESSGDGGRDGPVAVASFFSFFDFGRQIADGTPLTVENLVPTGLHGHGWEPNASITQRIIEADAFVHVGADFQPWADRAIQTIEGDDVDTALINARKGIDLVDLAASLDREEEGVGAQRGKDPHFWLDPRRAKESVDNIADGFAEVVPEHADAFRENAETYKSEVLERIDSDYEAVFDRAERDIVQLAAHNAFQYIGVRYGVRMRPLVTSLAASGDVKPADIREAAAVIRENDIEYIANGVFESQRPAQQLVRETAVDAYFPVTPYAGVREEWVEENWGYEEIAYNINMPTFEIVLGNKTPDDAAPWDGWVEQWRNFEPI
- a CDS encoding metal ABC transporter permease, with protein sequence MSAGVAATLVASVLTTVDPSLVLPLQSGLGGIGDLVFGVLLWFLEQWYWLMDWLYYVTGLEMLNPRYRFMHRAILVGLCVGVMAPLIGTFLVHRQLALIGDALAHTAFAGVAVGLFLNAVIDLGVSPYLTAVVVAMIAALFIELISETTDAYNDVSMAIVLSTGFALGTTLISLNAGGLAVGVNQFLFGNLATVSPGSAAILLVLFAVIVGTVAVTRNQLLYVTFDETAAAVSGISVNWYNRVMVMLTAMVVVGAMQIMGVILVAAMLVVPVAGATQVSRSFSESLVVSVVLAELAVLLGIAVAYYAGVTAGGVIVLVAVGIYICAVALGKVQSARGERATADMGRIEADSADVGAGTGDD